One genomic window of Quercus lobata isolate SW786 chromosome 9, ValleyOak3.0 Primary Assembly, whole genome shotgun sequence includes the following:
- the LOC115959133 gene encoding dCTP pyrophosphatase 1-like: MTGPEEAGSVTLDLLKKKMVEFAKERDWEQFHSPRNLLLALVGEVGELSEIFQWKGEVPKGLPGWKEEEKVHLGEELSDVLLYLVQLSDICGIDLGKAALRKVELNAIKYPVSKQQSQKTNNDTLFNGNNGTESG, translated from the exons ATGACTGGGCCAGAAGAAGCTGGAAGTGTTACTCTTGATCTACTCAAGAAGAAGATGGTAGAGTTTGCTAAGGAGAGAGACTGGGAACAGTTTCACAGCCCCAGAAACCTCCTTTTGGCTCTG GTTGGTGAAGTTGGGGAACTATCTGAAATATTCCAGTGGAAAGGAGAGGTTCCAAAAGGACTGCCTGGTTGGAAAGAAGAGGAGAAAGTGCACCTGGGTGAGGAGCTTTCTGATGTTTTGCTGTATCTTGTTCAGCTTTCTGACATCTGTGGCATTGATCTTGGCAAAGCTGCTCTTAGGAAGGTTGAACTTAATGCTATCAAATACCCAGTTTCAAAGCAACAAAGCCAGAAGACCAACAACGACACCTTATTCAATGGCAATAATGGCACCGAGAGTGGTTGA
- the LOC115959506 gene encoding uncharacterized protein LOC115959506, with amino-acid sequence MLRRGALTISMLSNSTTLGGWCRPRRRLKRRKISTIRLGNKRRGFCLASKPVVQWGVMMGPLRMLKKFIMEMAPNGQLMEAYYSSLIPFLRPHLFPLC; translated from the coding sequence ATGTTGAGAAGAGGTGCTCTAACCATTTCCATGTTATCAAATTCTACAACATTGGGGGGGTGGTGCAGGCCACGCAGGCGGCTTAAACGGAGGAAGATTAGCACCATACGGTTAGGAAATAAGCGGCGAGGGTTCTGCTTAGCATCAAAGCCAGTGGTGCAATGGGGGGTCATGATGGGCCCTCTTAGGATGCTGAAGAAGTTCATCATGGAAATGGCACCAAATGGACAGTTGATGGAGGCTTATTATTCATCTTTAATACCCTTTCTACGTCCCCATCTATTTCCATTATGTTGA